The Epinephelus lanceolatus isolate andai-2023 chromosome 16, ASM4190304v1, whole genome shotgun sequence nucleotide sequence aatTCTTGTGTATGAATTGCTGAATTATGATAGTACCAGTGGTGTAAGATTATTAGATTTTTTACATAAGGAAAAGTAGCAATACTTTATTGTATTAAAAAATAGCCCATTACAAGTCCTTCATGCAAAAGCAAAGCTATATTagcaacaaaatgtaattaaattatcaaaagtaaaagaacAGTTAAGCGGAATGTCCCCTGCTGATGtcatattaatataatataccTTTTTCTAACTGCTTTATGTGCTTGGAATTTAAATCTATAACAATGCAGCTACGTTTACATATAAATCTTAAACTGCAAAGTAATTTGTAACTagaataaatgtagtggagtaaagcTCACAATATTTCCCTCAGAAATGTAATGAAGAAGAATGTGTAGttgtataaaattaaaaatgcccAATTAAAGTGGTAGCTCATGTGTGCCAAAATtgtttttaagtacagtacttgagtaaatgtacagtatttagtTACTTTACCTCAGTGGATAGTACGGACAAAAATTACTTGTCAATAAGAAACAAAAAGCTCGATCTTGAGTTCTTTGTGCTAAACAAAGCCAAAATAAACAGAGCTTTAGACATTTTTTGTAGGCTACATTATAGCAGCAAGTCAATCTTAGGTTAAATTTTAAGTCCTGATTGTTATTTAAGTAATTATCTGCAGATTATAATACACACACTATTCCAATGTCAGTTTCAATTTAGAGTAACATTTGATAAACCAAAAAGAAATGTTGCAGAATCTACTGTACTTTCATTCTTAagagaacaaaaacattattttccaaaaatatattaCATCAGAGATGCAGGGTGGCTGCAGGGAGAAGTGACAGGTCACTattactgtttgtttgtgcCCCTtcttacaataaaataatagattagaaaaaaaacataaaacttaAACTGTTAGTTTTATTCATCATTACCATGTTCTTAATGGTGAGTCCAACTTAATCATAGGTATGGTACTTAGAAGCCTAAATATATTCAGCTGTAGCAGTGACAGTGTCTCAGGAGCAGGATGATGCTTTATGTAGCTTACACTGCTTCATAACTGTAGTAATGGTACTCATTTTGACTTAGAATCATAATTTTTGTGAGAAATTTTCCCAAAATTTTGAGTACAAAATCACACTTGATGATTTAAGTTACATGGCACATGATCTTAAAAACAAGCGTcggaacatttacttgtaaagtctgtattttacaaaaaaattgtCTGAAAATTGTCTCTGGACTCTACCCACTACACTGTGCTGCACCTACTTAGTACTTTACATTttaactctcacacacacccacacacacacacagacacacacaatgacagcCAAAGACTCCACAGAAACATAAGTATTGTTTAATGCAACAATTGTTTACTTCTGTAAAGAGCAAAATAAGACCTGCGGATTACATGATTGGTACAGAATCCTATACACTGGCCTATTTATGACATATTGGATTTTATGATCTTTAGAACTTACATTCTCCATGTAATTGTCAGCCTCGTGTTTTCCTGAAAATAGTACAGTTCAATAGAAAACATTCCCACACTTGAGGGAGAAATAGCTACTTAGGGTACTTAGGTACTTacgaaataaaaaaaacattccagGTACAATAGAGGTAATATAGACAGCAACAAGGGCCATGTGGCATGAGCTTACAGTGGACATAAATCATAATTATGTACAGATCGGTGCAGAGTTTTATTCACAGGTGTAGGATGTCTTTCCAAAAGCAATTGAAAAACGTCATTCCAGATACAACCTCCATAATTTATGTGTTGCATAACCTTGCTTCAAAAACTCTCACCCTGAAATGTTCACATAAAAATCTTCAACCTACACTAAACAGAGTTATGGTGGGAAACACTCTGACAATCATTGAACTGAACGATATAGGATGAAGTTACAGTCTTTTCCCCGTATATTATCTTTTCTCTGCtgcctcctctccttcagtgtGGGTGCTCTGGTGGGTCTTTAGGTTGCTCTCTCGTGCAAAGCACTTTCCGCAGGTGGGGCAGGTGTATCCAGAGTTGTGGTCCTTGGCCATGTGTGCTGTGAGCTGCTCGAGCCGAGCGTAGCTCTCATCACACTCTGTGCATACGTGAGGCTTGCGAGGGGTAAGCCCATGTTTCTTCCTCTTGTGTGCCCGCAGGGCTGCAACAGACGGGAATATGAGGTCACACTTTGCTTCAGAACAAGGAATCTTGAGCTCCTGTTCCAGATCATTGGAGGGGCATCCCTCTGTTGTAGAGTCATTGTATCCCTCTGCTTCGTCTTCTTGTTTGATCTTTTTGATCTCAACCATCTCTTCTTGAGCTGCGTTCTTGGGTTTACGGCCACGTTTTTTGCCCTGGGGCTTAGTGTCACAGTTTATATCATTGGCAAATCTCTCCTGGTGCTGCAAGAGCTCTTCTTCTGTCGGGAAACCACGACTACATTTGCAGCATTGGAAGGTGTTGATGTCGTCAGCCACTACAGGACGCTGGGGGTGCACTGCAATGCGATGGTTGCGAAGGCGTGAGGGACTGGGGAACAAGGCGCCACAGTCCCTGCAGGGACACCGTCGTTCTATGCACTCTTGTCGTCTGTGTTTGTTCAGCTGCAAGACATTTAACATTCATCATCGACATCAACAAATATTTTATCAGTTCCTAAGCACAAAAACAGGTTAGCATGTAGCATACTGCATCCTCACCTCAGTAAAGGTAAAGAAGTTTTTCCGGCAGTACAGACAGTGGAAGggcttctcctctctgctgtgggTGGCCTGGTGCTGGCTGAGCTCGTCAGAGGCGGAGAAACTTTTGTCACACTTATAACAAGTGAAGACTGTATCAGTCTGAAAAACAATGAGCAGAACTGGTTAAAAATATGAAATCTTAACGATCCTAGAAGAATGAAAGATTTCTTCGATTGAAGAAAATCTTTCTTACAAAGGACGTGTTTTCCCTCCTCAgatattttcaaacaaaatcACATCTCCACTTTCATCCAAAATTATATTACgtacaaaaacaataaattaatcAGAAAAGTTGCATCCATACCAGAGCCTGACTGACACATCAGCCCAGCCAATACTAGCTTATCACAGCTGTATTGATATCACCGATACATAAGAACTGCAAGACACAAGATTTGTTTGAGATCATTTGAAATAGTGTTGGCCTCAAACAGTTTTTCAGCTGAGAGTACTGACAAGTTTTTCACCTGTAAAATGTCTCTTGCAACACACATGTTGGTCACAATTCTTTCATAACCAAACTGAAGGGATACTTATAGACTGGTTGTATGTTAATGACAAATATC carries:
- the LOC117263287 gene encoding histone H4 transcription factor-like, giving the protein MDMVKIEQVIVGSERRSNAAEIKTEPGVAPLQPYQHESLQCFQCFITFCNSKAKERHMRKSHREQYKQQLQQTDTVFTCYKCDKSFSASDELSQHQATHSREEKPFHCLYCRKNFFTFTELNKHRRQECIERRCPCRDCGALFPSPSRLRNHRIAVHPQRPVVADDINTFQCCKCSRGFPTEEELLQHQERFANDINCDTKPQGKKRGRKPKNAAQEEMVEIKKIKQEDEAEGYNDSTTEGCPSNDLEQELKIPCSEAKCDLIFPSVAALRAHKRKKHGLTPRKPHVCTECDESYARLEQLTAHMAKDHNSGYTCPTCGKCFARESNLKTHQSTHTEGEEAAEKR